AAACACATGATATGATAATATTAATTACGTCATGATTATTAATTACGtcatgactttttattttggcTAGCGAATATAACtttaggctctgtttgttttgtggaaaatattttcttcattttacgTTGTTTGATTcgcttagaaaaatgaatcaatgcaaaatatttttctagtcAATGGAAAACTCATACTTAAATTTAGacaaatgatttcatttttttaaaaaaaggatttttttttcaaaatataattaaatatcaGTACTTGGACTCGAGACTTTGTTCTTATACATGGGAATCCAACGCTTGTTCTAGGTCCTTGACATTAAAGACTAGGTCTCCAGCACTCAGGCTAGAGATTGGGCCTCAAATTCCCACGGTCGGGTCCATCAAGGTCAGGCCCAAGGCCCTAGTGCTTGTGCCTAATGCCTCAACACCAAAGCCTAGGTCATAAAGGCAGTGTTGGAGTCCTCAATGCTCAAGCTCTAGTCCCTAGCCCTTACACTTGGCTCCACGAAGGCTGTGCACAATTTCTCGACGATCAAGCTTGGGCCATTTGTTAATGAAAAGtttgtttttataaaatatattttctaaaaaatctaatttttaattacttttagtctttcgttttctttttcattggttgCCTTGGCTGGTGAGGTGGAGCCTCACCGGTCTTGGGCGACCTCATCCTTCGCTTGTGGCAGGTTGCCGatcattgggaaaaaaattaaaaagtttgtacattttggtaatttttcctagatttttctatcaaatggcggaaaatattttctaattcatttttattggtACTCAAATTTTGGTGACCTATTTAATTGtttatcacataaaaaaattagggatcgacCGTGGatcctaatatatatatatatatacatgtattCTCGTATAGATAATAGGAGCATTTGCATTCTTAGTGATAGACACATATGATTACATTGGAATCAATGGACTGGTGCAGGTAGGTTTTGAGCCCAAGTGAATTGGACGAAGCCCTTTGAAATATGAACTCGGCCTAGCTAGCCCATTATCCCCTAAGTGGCTGAAAAGTGGGAGTAGCAAATGCGTATTTTCGAGATTACTATGAAAGGGTTTACATGTCCTGCCGCGCAATTCAGTTCCGAGGGGCTAAAACCCATTCAAGAAACCGGGAGCAATCTTTGTATAGCAAAGGCAttgaagtctctctctcttcgcgcTCTTTCTCCTCTTGGCATTCGGCAGAAACAAACCAACGAAGCACATCGCAACTGCTCTGCGCACTGATATTCGCTCCTTcggtaatctctctctctccatctcgaTCGATGTTGATGGACGAAGGTTGGACTCGCGCTAGGTAGGATAGGAGTCAACATGTTTTCGGAACGCGTTTGGGGTTGACCGTTTTCTGTTTTCGCGCGCGTCTCTTGTCGGGGGAAGGGATTGCGATTAGTTTGAATCTTAGGTTTTCTGTTTACCTCCTCTCGGCCCGAGAGTGTGATCAACGATGATTTGGCGTGCTACGCGCTTCCCTCGTGCACTGTAGAACGCCTGAATTCCTCGTTTTTCCATGATCAAAGGTATGTTTCGGATTTCGAATACGACATTGGAGCTGTGGAAGCTTTTGGCTAGAATGAGAGTGTTGTGGCGGTCGATGTGCGGATGCGCGGTCGGCCAATGCCTCTTTGAACGTCTGCCACTTTCGTTAGAAGAAAGTGGTGAACTGGGGCTCTAATATTCGAATGCGGTTAATTCGTTCGGAGCAACTTTATGAGACACGCGAGGTTCCTGAATATCGTGGTGGATTGTCTCAGGACTAAATCTGGGTGAATCAGTAGCCTTCTTAGGTTTTGATGTGCATGTTTTCTGAGGATGAAATTTGTGAGTGAATTTCAAAGGAAGAGTAATTACGGTCGGGTCTTAGATTTTCGCTGGGTACCAAAAAAGATGAATGATGCTTTGTTCCGAAGAAAGCCAAAGAACACTGCAGTTTTGTATGTCCAAACAACTTGAACATGTGCTTAGAAAGTGGCGACACAATACGCGACAATGTTTTCACTCGGTACACAGGCATGACTTATCTCACTGCAATAAAGACAAGGCACATCTCCATCTATTGAATTGCGATACCTTTATTACGCGTCATTAAGTGATTACACCGAATTCGATCAGATTCTAACTGATGTAAACTGTATAGTTGCTTGTACAGTATACATGCCTTTGATCGTACAAACAAAATTCAACACGTAGAGGCCACACACATGGGTGATGTCGAGCTACACTTCATTGCTATCAATTAGAGTTGCAAAGCAAAGCAATCTCAGAACTACCTGAGTCAATGACCGAGAGCACCGTCGCACCATCACGAATCGATCAAGCGTGCGCGACATAAGACCTTCTCGTCATCGAAGGGCAGACTAACGTACTCCCTCGCGAACTCCTCGGCGATCTCAATGGCCAGCTCTCCGTGCAGAGCCTTGCAGTACATGTACAGCACCACGGTCGCGGCCAGGCTGAGCTGCATCAGCACCGTGAGGCAGCTCGACGTCGACACGATCTGGGCCACGAAGTACCAGCGCCTCCATTCGTTCCCATCGATTACCGATTCCGAAGTCGACAGAGTACCAATACACACCACAAACCCCGACAGAACTCCGAAGAACAGCGTCAGCGACAGCGCCACGCCTCTCATCCCCTTCACCAGATAAGCGCTCCGCCGCAGCGGAGCGAACCCGTAGCTCGATTCGGCCACCACGATCACGTTCGCCAGACCCCACTGCACTTGCAGATAcgccagcaccagcaccagggCCACCGCGATCGCCGCAGCTAATCCGAGAAAGTAAGGCGAGGAATAGCTGATTTCGTGTCCGATAGCGAGTTCGGCCCCTTTGAGGATCAAGAACCCTAAGATTCCGGAACCGATCACGATCGAGGAGGTGATGGCTTGGGTGCAGATGAGCGTGGCCAAGAGCGGGAAGAAGGACGTCCCGATGGACTTGATCGCCGACGGGAGCTTGACCGGCCGGCCGTAGAACCCCTGGAGGACGCTGTAGGTGATGGAACACGTGGCGCAGATGGACAGGAGCGTGAGGAAGCAGGTGTACCCCACGCTGACGAGGACGCTGCTCGCGTCGACGCTGCTTTGGTGGTATTCGGCCGGTTGATTGAGGAGGGGGGAGCGCCGGAGGAGGGCCTGGGCATGATACGGGTccgagaaggaggagaaggagctgaggaggaggcgGTGGAGAGTGGGGTAGGCGGCGACGCAGAAggagagggggaggaggaagagcaCGGAGAGGGCGAGGAAGTGGCGGGAGTGGGCTTTGAGTATGCGCTGCGATTCCGATAACACGGTCCAGAAGtcagccggcggcggcggaggaggcggtgAAGGTGGtggcgtcgccgtcgccatggCCGAGAGCTGCAGCTGGCGTCGCCGTGGATGATGATTCAGACGGATAGAGAGAGATGGATGGAGATCGCTATTTATAGAAATAATTAAGTAagtaagtaaaataaataaaataaataaagcatttctatttttaactctttttcttACAAGGTAAGCATGGGCCAAGTACACGAACGGTAGAGAGTTcaggaaaaaatgtttttttattttcggtgGATGGATTGGACTGGCAATGTAACATACAATATTATAAAGGGTTTGAACTTTTCCTATGATGATGTAATTTGATTTGGAAGAGTCATCGTAAGGCATGTTCAGCATTGGTAGGTTTGAAAATCAATACTCTTTTAGAGGAAGGATGGATGAATTTTCGATGAATTTTCAATAGGTTATTGTTTAAAGCAAACAAATATATTGGTGGTTATAATATTGGTATGGATGCCTCTGTTATGAATTTGATTGAGCTAGGtttgaaaatcaataatttcttcTAGAAGAATGATGGatgcattttcaagaaattttcaatggGCTGTGTTTTAAAGCAGACAAATATAGTTATGGTTATAATATTGGTATGAAATTGATTAAATAAGTGGCTAGACTTATTTGATTGCGATGgattcaaaatgtttaaaactcaatCAAACATTTTTAAAGATGTAGGTAGGTTGTTTGTGATTACCTAGACTTTTTTATCGGATAGGACAAGGTTAGATCgaatcaaaatgaaatttctaaTGTCTTATATAATGTTTGGAAACAGCGTTACCCAAAATGAATTGAATGACAACCCTTTGATTGCATGTTACGTATTGTCATTGGAAAATCCTACCTCATTCTCGTTACCGTTCTCCACCTCCAccgccacctccacctccaccttcaCCTTCACCTTCACCTTCTCTTCGATCATGCTATATTGAATGCTGACCGTATAGATCTCCAAGCTCTTACGGATGTCCAAGTTGCCTGGGCATCATTTGTTGTGCAAGATGTTCAACAGCC
This Eucalyptus grandis isolate ANBG69807.140 chromosome 7, ASM1654582v1, whole genome shotgun sequence DNA region includes the following protein-coding sequences:
- the LOC104453918 gene encoding uncharacterized protein LOC104453918, which translates into the protein MATATPPPSPPPPPPPADFWTVLSESQRILKAHSRHFLALSVLFLLPLSFCVAAYPTLHRLLLSSFSSFSDPYHAQALLRRSPLLNQPAEYHQSSVDASSVLVSVGYTCFLTLLSICATCSITYSVLQGFYGRPVKLPSAIKSIGTSFFPLLATLICTQAITSSIVIGSGILGFLILKGAELAIGHEISYSSPYFLGLAAAIAVALVLVLAYLQVQWGLANVIVVAESSYGFAPLRRSAYLVKGMRGVALSLTLFFGVLSGFVVCIGTLSTSESVIDGNEWRRWYFVAQIVSTSSCLTVLMQLSLAATVVLYMYCKALHGELAIEIAEEFAREYVSLPFDDEKVLCRARLIDS